The sequence CGCCCGCGGAGGTCGCCACCGCGCTGAAGGACGCGGATGAAAACGTCCGCACCACCGCCATCGCCATCGCGGAAACGCTGGTCGCGCAGGCCCCCGAGCTGGAGGCCGCCCTCGTTCCGCTCACCGCCGATCCCTCCTCCACCGTCCTCGGCCAGCTTTACCTCACCTTGGGAAACATCCACACCCCCGTCGCCGCGAAGGCTCTCAAGGAACTGGTGGAGAAGAACCCGAAGAACGGTTCGCTCGCCCTGCTCCAAAAGGCGGGCCAGAAGCTTCCCAAGGAGCTGGAGCCCTACCGCGCCGGCCACACGATCTTCACCGGCTTCTGCAAGGAGTGCCACGGCGATGGCATCAACGGCCTGAAAACCGGCGACAGCCTCATGGCCCCCGTCTTCGCCAAGAACACCCGTATCAAGGACCCGTCCTATCTGGTCCACGTGCTGTTGAAGGGCCTGCAAGGTCCCCTCGGCACCGGCGAAACCTACGCCGCCGGCATGATGCCGCCCCTGGAAACCATGTACAAGGACGACCAGCTCGCCGCCGTCGCCAACTACATCGGCGTCCAATGGGCCGGCTGGAAAACGCCCGTCACCGCGGAAGACATCGCCAAGTGGCGGGCGGAGACGAAGGACAAGCAGACACCGTATACCTTTGAGGAGTTGAAGGGGCTGAAGTAAGGCGTCTTAAAATAAAAAGATCTGGCCTTAAGCTTTTAATTTGGGATGTCCCTATTCACCAAGTGGGCCAGCGGACCATTCTTTCTTCATCGCGACGTTATGTCATCGCGCAGGATGAATTGTAATAAATTAACTCTTTTTCGTGACGGTTCAGTTGGTGAGATAGAGCCTGCACGCCGATTTCCTTGTGATTTTGGCGGATCAATAGCGCAAAGATTGATCGAGGCAAGCCATTATCTCCTTTCCGCAAAGGTATGCCTTCTTTACCTCTGCATAACTTGCATTTGTGGGGAGCCTGCCTGCATGGGCAAATTCATTTCTCCAAGTTATTAGATTTCCGTAACTCGATATAAAGCTCACCCTGCGAGATGCAAGATTGGCTCTTTCTAATTTTTCAATTTTCTTTTTGAATCTAATAACATATTTATCTCCAAATTTTGCAAGATAATCTTCGCGAATGGTTTTTAAACCGATTTTTCCATTAATTCGGTCAAAAAACGAGGCGCAAAAGCATCCAAGTACTTTGTGTTTTTTGGCCGAGAAATCATTAAATATAGTTTTAATCGACAGCTCGAGAACTGTTACCGCGCTGACAGCAATGAATCCTGTATAACGAGATTGGATGAACGGGTCTCGAATCGCTGCTACCACCGTATCTAGATGGGCGATCAGATCATCGGTAAGTCTGAAATGGTCAGTATACGGCATATTCCAATCACTTGATCAAATGGTTTGAGGTTGCCTCGAAGCGCCTCTTAACAACTGACAAATCACTCGTGCTATAGAACGTGGTCTCACTAAATGTGGGGTCCTTTTTCAGGCGATCATATCTAGCTTGGAGGTCTATTGGGATTTTGCCTTTGAAGGACAAGAGAATTCCGAAAACTGAATCCAAAGCAGAAGAGTTTAGACGGCCTCGGATATGGAATGGTTTTGCACCTAGGCGAGCGACTATTAATTCAGCTATCTTAGGAAAATGCTCTTCAAAAGAAGCCACTTGCTTTGATGTGCCTTTTTTCTCTCGAGCCATAACTCGATTTAGAAATTCCTTCATAGGTTTTTCATAATCTTCAAAGAAATATGACAGGCCAAAGATTCTCAATATCAATTCTACGTCCTTTTGGTGTTTATCTAAATTATTCTTTCCAATGATGGAGCGCCAATTTTTATCAGCATTGAGCTTTCTTAATATCGAGACAAATTTTCCACGGAAAACGCAGTTCCGGATCTCCTGTGGTTTGAGCGGAGTTCCTCCAGTATTCAATCTTTCAAAAATATGATAAATGCTGGTTGGTTCTCCTAATGGGTTCAGTTGACGGATATTGATAGCTCTTAAGACTGCCCCTCGAAGTTTACGTTGACTAGATTCACTCAAATCTTCGAACCGTTTTTTATGAAAAGGACTTGATTCGTCTAAACCTTGCAATCTGAACACTTGTTTTTTCCCGTGGATATTTTCATCTCCGAAGTATCCATTCATGTAATAAACAACGCTTGTTATGCGCTGTTGGCCGTCGATAACTTGACTCTTGTTCTGCTCGTCGACGTAAAAGAATACTTGAGGGATGGGGAGTCCTATCAAAAACGATTCTATCAACAACGAAGACTGCTTAATGTTCCAAACAAAATTTCTTTGGAATTCCGGGATGAGAATTTCATCGTTTGACCACATCTCATATATGACACTCAAAGTGAGATCAGAAGGGTAAGAAGCTATGTCATATTTAATGCTGACTTCAGCGTCTTCTGTTTCTTCAAATACTTCGAGATCTT comes from Luteolibacter sp. LG18 and encodes:
- a CDS encoding HEPN domain-containing protein — protein: MPYTDHFRLTDDLIAHLDTVVAAIRDPFIQSRYTGFIAVSAVTVLELSIKTIFNDFSAKKHKVLGCFCASFFDRINGKIGLKTIREDYLAKFGDKYVIRFKKKIEKLERANLASRRVSFISSYGNLITWRNEFAHAGRLPTNASYAEVKKAYLCGKEIMACLDQSLRY
- a CDS encoding DUF262 domain-containing protein, with translation MDDENEDLEVFEETEDAEVSIKYDIASYPSDLTLSVIYEMWSNDEILIPEFQRNFVWNIKQSSLLIESFLIGLPIPQVFFYVDEQNKSQVIDGQQRITSVVYYMNGYFGDENIHGKKQVFRLQGLDESSPFHKKRFEDLSESSQRKLRGAVLRAINIRQLNPLGEPTSIYHIFERLNTGGTPLKPQEIRNCVFRGKFVSILRKLNADKNWRSIIGKNNLDKHQKDVELILRIFGLSYFFEDYEKPMKEFLNRVMAREKKGTSKQVASFEEHFPKIAELIVARLGAKPFHIRGRLNSSALDSVFGILLSFKGKIPIDLQARYDRLKKDPTFSETTFYSTSDLSVVKRRFEATSNHLIK